From a single Pseudomonas triticicola genomic region:
- a CDS encoding sodium-dependent transporter, producing MSTDKVSVHGSWASRWVFILAATGSAVGLGSIWKFPYMVGVYGGGAFVLMFLACIALIGVPVMLAETLIGRRARQSPANALKVLALEAGHSAKWSWGAFAGMITALLILSFYSVVGGWSLDYIVDMGRGDFQGATADQVGAYFGNVISNPWRLTLWHTIFMLLSAFVIAKGVVAGLERSLRIMMPLLFVMILVLLGYSMTTGHFMEGVHFMFDFHPEKVLDGLLPAMGHAFFSLSVGVGSIMIYGAYMPKNTSLSGTVVGVALLDTFVSLVAGLALFPIVFAAGLNPSEGPGLMFVSLPFAFGNVFFGQLMGVVFFVLVAVAAWSSAISLLEPMVAYLVERTKISRIWVTFWLAFTCWFVGLGTVFSFNIWKQAKFFVNEGGAFSLYQWGAQSGLDFFGVIDFFTSRIMLPLGGLCFVLFAGWVMGREAVRDELSIQNPVLFALSLFLMRYVAPIGILVVFAAQLWK from the coding sequence ATGTCGACAGACAAGGTTTCTGTCCACGGCAGTTGGGCTAGCCGCTGGGTATTCATACTCGCCGCGACCGGTTCGGCCGTGGGACTGGGTAGTATCTGGAAGTTCCCCTACATGGTCGGGGTCTACGGCGGCGGCGCCTTTGTGCTGATGTTCCTGGCGTGCATCGCGCTTATCGGTGTCCCGGTCATGCTCGCGGAAACCCTGATCGGCCGGCGCGCCCGGCAAAGTCCGGCGAACGCCCTGAAGGTGCTGGCGCTGGAAGCGGGACACTCGGCGAAATGGTCGTGGGGCGCGTTTGCCGGGATGATCACGGCCCTGCTGATTCTTTCTTTCTACAGCGTGGTCGGCGGCTGGTCGCTGGATTACATCGTCGACATGGGCCGTGGCGATTTTCAGGGCGCGACGGCCGATCAGGTCGGCGCCTATTTCGGCAATGTCATCTCCAATCCATGGCGCCTGACACTTTGGCACACGATTTTCATGCTGCTGTCGGCCTTCGTGATCGCCAAAGGCGTGGTCGCCGGGCTTGAGCGCAGCCTGCGAATCATGATGCCGCTGCTGTTCGTGATGATTCTGGTGCTGCTGGGTTACAGCATGACCACTGGGCATTTCATGGAAGGCGTGCATTTCATGTTCGACTTCCACCCGGAAAAAGTCCTCGACGGTCTGCTGCCAGCGATGGGGCACGCGTTCTTCTCGCTGAGCGTCGGCGTCGGCTCCATCATGATCTACGGCGCCTACATGCCGAAGAACACCTCGCTGTCGGGCACGGTGGTCGGTGTCGCGCTGCTGGATACTTTCGTATCGCTGGTCGCCGGCCTGGCACTGTTTCCGATTGTGTTCGCTGCTGGCCTGAACCCAAGCGAAGGCCCGGGGCTGATGTTCGTCAGCCTGCCGTTTGCTTTTGGTAATGTCTTTTTCGGCCAGTTGATGGGCGTGGTGTTCTTTGTGCTGGTCGCGGTGGCAGCGTGGAGTTCGGCGATTTCCCTGCTGGAGCCGATGGTGGCTTACCTGGTTGAACGCACTAAAATCAGCCGAATCTGGGTGACGTTCTGGCTTGCGTTCACCTGCTGGTTCGTTGGTCTGGGTACGGTTTTTTCTTTCAATATCTGGAAGCAAGCCAAGTTTTTCGTGAACGAAGGCGGGGCGTTCAGCCTCTATCAATGGGGTGCGCAGAGCGGTCTCGACTTCTTCGGCGTGATCGATTTCTTCACCTCGCGGATCATGTTGCCCCTCGGTGGCTTGTGTTTCGTGCTGTTCGCGGGATGGGTGATGGGGCGTGAAGCGGTGCGGGATGAATTGTCCATCCAGAACCCGGTTCTGTTTGCCCTGTCCCTGTTCTTGATGCGCTACGTGGCGCCTATCGGCATTCTTGTAGTCTTTGCCGCTCAGCTCTGGAAGTAA
- a CDS encoding GntR family transcriptional regulator, giving the protein MGFDQIRQRRLSDDIVERLEGMILEGTLKSGERLPAERALAEQFGVSRPSLREAIQKLAAKGLLVSRQGGGNYVVEGLGSTFSDPLLQLLESNPEAQRDLLEFRHTLEASCAYYAALRATDVDRERLTAAFEELQDCYSRHEEVSRAEEGAADAKFHLAIAEASHNAVLLHTIRGLFDLLKRNVVTNIGGMYKQRTETRDMLISQHRELYLAIIEGRAEQAREVSSRHILYVQEVLEEVRQEVQRMARAERRKGM; this is encoded by the coding sequence ATGGGCTTTGATCAGATACGTCAGCGCCGTTTGTCTGACGATATTGTCGAGCGCCTCGAGGGGATGATCCTCGAGGGCACGCTGAAGTCGGGCGAGCGGCTGCCGGCCGAGCGCGCGCTGGCCGAACAATTTGGCGTATCACGCCCGTCGTTGCGCGAGGCGATTCAGAAACTGGCAGCCAAAGGCTTGCTGGTCAGTCGCCAGGGCGGCGGCAATTATGTGGTGGAGGGTCTCGGATCGACGTTCAGCGATCCGCTGTTGCAATTGCTTGAAAGCAATCCCGAAGCGCAACGTGATTTGCTCGAATTCCGGCACACCCTGGAGGCATCGTGCGCCTACTACGCCGCATTGCGCGCCACCGATGTCGATCGCGAGCGCCTGACCGCTGCGTTCGAAGAGCTGCAGGACTGCTACTCGCGTCACGAAGAAGTCAGCCGGGCGGAAGAGGGCGCGGCGGATGCGAAATTTCATCTGGCGATTGCCGAGGCCAGTCACAATGCGGTGTTGCTGCATACGATTCGCGGCTTGTTCGATCTGCTCAAGCGCAACGTCGTGACCAACATCGGCGGCATGTACAAACAGCGTACGGAAACCCGCGACATGCTGATCTCGCAACATCGGGAATTGTATCTGGCGATTATCGAAGGGCGTGCCGAGCAGGCGCGAGAAGTGTCCAGCCGACATATTCTGTATGTGCAGGAAGTGCTGGAAGAGGTGCGTCAAGAGGTGCAGCGCATGGCTCGGGCGGAGCGGCGCAAGGGGATGTGA
- a CDS encoding LutB/LldF family L-lactate oxidation iron-sulfur protein, whose product MSTSTIIPTVAVEEDFRTRAHNALGDQQLRNNFRTAMDSLMTKRAAAFSDAHEREHLRALGNSIKARALSRLPDLLEQLEQNLTRNGVTVHWAETVDEANGIVLSIIRAHEARQVIKGKSMVSEEMEMNHFLEARDIECLESDMGEYIVQLDHEKPSHIIMPAIHKNAGQVASLFHDKLGVEYTKDVDQLIQIGRRVLRQKFFEADIGVSGVNFAVAETGTLLLVENEGNGRMTTTVPPVHIAVTGIEKVVENLRDVVPLLSLLTRSALGIPITTYVNMISGPRKEHELDGPQEVHLVLLDNGRSQAFADSELRQTLNCIRCGACMNHCPVYTRVGGHTYGEVYPGPIGKIITPHMVGLAKVPDHPSASSLCGACGEVCPVKIPIPAILRRLREENVKAPDAPNQVMRGQGSKYSRKERFIWNAWARLNSSPTLYRLFAFFATRLRALTPSNVGPWTQNHSAPKPAARSLHDMAREHLGKQGERR is encoded by the coding sequence ATGAGCACCTCAACGATTATTCCTACGGTCGCCGTAGAAGAAGACTTCCGCACCCGGGCACACAATGCCTTGGGTGATCAGCAGCTGCGGAACAACTTCCGCACTGCCATGGATTCACTGATGACCAAGCGGGCAGCGGCTTTCAGCGATGCCCACGAAAGAGAACACTTGCGCGCACTGGGCAATTCGATCAAGGCCCGCGCGCTGTCCAGGTTGCCCGACCTGCTCGAGCAACTGGAACAGAACCTGACCCGCAACGGTGTGACAGTGCACTGGGCGGAAACGGTGGACGAAGCCAATGGCATCGTCTTATCGATCATCCGCGCTCACGAGGCGCGGCAAGTGATCAAGGGCAAATCGATGGTCAGCGAAGAGATGGAGATGAACCATTTCCTCGAGGCTCGGGACATTGAATGTCTGGAGTCCGACATGGGGGAGTACATCGTCCAGCTCGACCACGAGAAGCCTTCACACATCATTATGCCGGCGATCCACAAGAATGCCGGTCAGGTCGCGTCCTTGTTCCACGACAAACTTGGCGTGGAATACACCAAGGACGTTGACCAACTCATTCAGATCGGTCGCAGGGTCCTGCGGCAGAAATTCTTCGAAGCCGACATCGGCGTCTCCGGCGTCAACTTCGCCGTGGCCGAAACCGGCACCCTGCTGCTGGTGGAAAACGAAGGTAACGGGCGCATGACTACCACCGTGCCGCCGGTGCATATCGCCGTTACCGGCATCGAAAAAGTCGTGGAAAACCTGCGCGACGTGGTGCCGCTGCTGTCACTGCTGACGCGCTCGGCGCTGGGCATTCCGATCACCACTTACGTCAACATGATCTCCGGCCCGCGCAAGGAACACGAACTCGACGGCCCGCAGGAAGTGCATCTGGTGTTGCTCGACAACGGTCGCAGCCAAGCCTTCGCCGACAGTGAATTGCGCCAGACCCTGAACTGCATCCGCTGCGGCGCCTGCATGAATCATTGCCCGGTATACACGCGAGTGGGCGGCCACACTTATGGCGAGGTTTATCCGGGGCCGATCGGCAAAATCATCACCCCGCATATGGTCGGCCTGGCCAAGGTCCCGGACCACCCGAGCGCGTCCTCACTGTGCGGCGCCTGCGGTGAGGTCTGCCCGGTGAAGATTCCGATCCCGGCCATCCTGCGCCGTCTGCGTGAGGAAAACGTCAAAGCTCCGGACGCGCCGAATCAGGTGATGCGCGGTCAGGGCAGCAAGTATTCGCGCAAGGAACGTTTCATCTGGAACGCCTGGGCCAGACTCAATAGCTCGCCGACGCTGTACCGCTTGTTCGCTTTTTTCGCCACGCGCCTGCGCGCCCTTACGCCGAGCAATGTCGGCCCATGGACGCAAAACCACAGCGCACCAAAACCGGCCGCGCGTTCGCTGCATGACATGGCCCGCGAGCATCTGGGCAAACAGGGAGAGCGTCGATGA
- the fur gene encoding ferric iron uptake transcriptional regulator — MVENSELRKAGLKVTLPRVKILQMLDSTEQRHMSAEDVYKALMEAGEDVGLATVYRVLTQFEAAGLVVRHNFDGGHAVFELADGGHHDHMVNVESGEVIEFFDEEIEKLQKSIVEKHGFEMVDHNLVLYVRKKK, encoded by the coding sequence ATGGTTGAAAATAGCGAACTACGCAAAGCCGGCCTCAAAGTGACCCTGCCACGGGTCAAGATCCTGCAAATGCTCGACTCTACCGAGCAGCGTCACATGAGTGCCGAGGACGTCTACAAGGCGTTGATGGAAGCTGGTGAGGACGTCGGTTTGGCCACGGTTTACCGTGTTCTGACCCAGTTCGAAGCGGCCGGCCTCGTGGTCCGCCACAACTTCGACGGCGGCCACGCGGTCTTCGAACTGGCTGACGGTGGCCACCACGACCATATGGTCAACGTGGAATCGGGTGAAGTGATCGAATTCTTCGACGAAGAAATCGAAAAACTTCAGAAGTCGATCGTCGAGAAGCATGGCTTCGAGATGGTTGATCACAACCTGGTGCTGTACGTACGCAAGAAAAAGTAA
- the smpB gene encoding SsrA-binding protein SmpB yields the protein MAKQKKHPTGTIAQNKKARHDYFIEHKFEAGLVLAGWEVKSLRASKLQLVDSYVLLKDGEAWLLGSHITPLMTASTHVIADPVRTRKLLLNRRELDKLAAAVQQKGYACVCLSWYWSKHMVKCEIALGKGKKEYDKRDTERERDAGRELQRAVRNKGKED from the coding sequence ATGGCTAAACAGAAGAAACACCCAACAGGGACCATCGCGCAGAACAAAAAGGCGCGACACGATTACTTCATCGAGCACAAGTTCGAGGCTGGTCTGGTCCTGGCCGGCTGGGAAGTAAAAAGTCTGCGGGCGAGCAAGTTGCAGCTGGTCGACAGCTATGTGCTGCTCAAGGACGGCGAAGCATGGTTGCTCGGCAGCCACATCACGCCGTTGATGACTGCAAGCACCCACGTCATCGCCGACCCGGTGCGCACGCGCAAACTACTGCTCAACCGCCGCGAGCTGGACAAGCTTGCCGCCGCCGTGCAGCAGAAGGGTTACGCCTGCGTCTGCCTGTCCTGGTACTGGAGCAAGCACATGGTCAAGTGCGAGATCGCTCTGGGCAAGGGCAAGAAGGAATACGACAAGCGTGATACCGAGCGCGAGCGCGATGCCGGTCGTGAATTGCAGCGTGCGGTGCGCAACAAGGGCAAGGAAGACTGA
- a CDS encoding RnfH family protein, producing MVKPVIEIEVVYAAVDRQVLRTISVAEGVSVRAAVHESGIAAEFPELNLAECPLGIFGKVVADADSRPVQAGDRIEIYRPLLADPKEVRRLRAAKAKARNS from the coding sequence ATGGTTAAGCCGGTGATCGAGATAGAAGTCGTGTACGCGGCGGTTGATCGCCAGGTTCTGCGTACGATCAGCGTTGCTGAGGGCGTTAGTGTTCGTGCTGCGGTGCACGAATCGGGCATCGCGGCAGAGTTTCCTGAGTTGAATCTGGCGGAGTGTCCGCTGGGGATTTTTGGCAAGGTCGTGGCTGACGCGGATTCTCGCCCTGTTCAGGCGGGCGACCGGATCGAAATTTATCGACCGCTGCTGGCTGATCCCAAAGAAGTTCGACGCTTGCGCGCGGCCAAGGCTAAAGCACGCAATTCTTGA
- a CDS encoding outer membrane protein assembly factor BamE, with amino-acid sequence MQNTKLLLTSFTFVGLLALAGCSFPGVYKIDIQQGNVVTQDMIDQLRPGMTRPQVRFIMGNPLLADTFHADRWDYLYSLQPGGGERQQERISVIFNSNDQLVSLSGDFMPGVSRDEAILGKDSGTTVTAPAENTDKPEAEKPAKPGSLLDQIQKDVDGVETVPVPTPEPLDTSPQ; translated from the coding sequence ATGCAAAACACCAAGCTCTTGCTAACCAGTTTCACCTTTGTGGGACTGCTCGCACTCGCCGGTTGTTCATTCCCCGGGGTTTACAAAATCGACATCCAGCAGGGCAATGTCGTCACGCAGGACATGATAGACCAGTTACGCCCGGGAATGACCCGGCCGCAAGTACGGTTTATCATGGGCAACCCTCTGCTTGCCGACACGTTCCATGCCGATCGCTGGGATTATCTGTACAGCCTGCAACCGGGTGGCGGCGAACGCCAGCAGGAACGAATCAGCGTTATCTTCAATTCCAACGACCAGCTTGTCAGCCTGTCCGGTGACTTCATGCCCGGCGTGAGCCGTGATGAAGCCATTCTCGGCAAGGACAGCGGCACTACCGTGACCGCGCCTGCTGAAAACACCGACAAGCCAGAAGCTGAGAAGCCAGCCAAACCAGGCTCCTTGCTGGATCAGATCCAGAAGGACGTTGATGGTGTGGAAACCGTACCGGTTCCGACACCAGAGCCGCTGGACACCTCGCCGCAGTAA
- a CDS encoding (Fe-S)-binding protein, whose amino-acid sequence MSELFYNAVPNATRVAPPLPEPRQYPSEKPSRVYLFGTCVVDLFYPEAGMDAIHLLEREGIRVEYPQGQSCCGQPAYTSGYTEQARTVARSQLALFAGDYPVVVPSGSCAGMLREHYADLFKDEPETLKQVQALAARTYELAEFLLFVCKVQLKDSGEPVKVALHTSCSARREMNTHLHGRELLAQLSNVERVNHDHESECCGFGGTFSVRMPDISGAMVADKTRALKESGAHKVLSADCGCLMNINGALEKQQDALRGQHLASFLWQRTGGAQ is encoded by the coding sequence ATGAGCGAGCTTTTTTACAACGCCGTGCCGAACGCGACCCGCGTGGCACCGCCACTGCCCGAACCTCGGCAATACCCCAGCGAAAAACCGTCGCGGGTCTACCTGTTCGGCACGTGTGTGGTCGACCTGTTCTACCCCGAAGCCGGGATGGACGCGATCCATCTGCTGGAGCGCGAAGGCATCCGGGTCGAGTACCCGCAGGGGCAGAGCTGCTGCGGCCAACCGGCCTACACCTCGGGTTACACCGAGCAGGCGCGGACGGTAGCGCGCTCGCAACTGGCGTTGTTTGCCGGGGATTATCCGGTGGTGGTGCCGTCGGGTTCCTGCGCCGGCATGCTGCGCGAGCATTACGCCGACTTGTTCAAGGACGAGCCGGAAACGTTGAAACAGGTGCAGGCCCTTGCGGCGCGCACTTATGAACTGGCCGAGTTTCTGCTGTTCGTCTGCAAGGTGCAGCTCAAGGACAGCGGCGAACCGGTGAAAGTCGCGCTGCACACCTCGTGTTCGGCACGCCGCGAAATGAATACCCACCTGCACGGCCGCGAGTTGTTGGCGCAGTTGAGCAATGTGGAGCGGGTCAATCACGACCACGAAAGCGAATGCTGTGGCTTCGGTGGGACATTCAGCGTCCGTATGCCAGACATTTCCGGCGCGATGGTGGCTGACAAGACCCGCGCATTGAAGGAGTCCGGCGCGCACAAGGTACTGAGTGCCGACTGCGGCTGTTTGATGAACATCAACGGCGCGCTGGAGAAACAGCAGGACGCGTTGCGCGGGCAACATCTGGCGAGCTTCCTCTGGCAGCGAACCGGAGGTGCGCAATGA
- a CDS encoding type II toxin-antitoxin system RatA family toxin — MTTHIQRSALLPYPAQFLYDLVNDVARYPEFLPWCSEAEVLESSPEHMRASVGVAKGGLSQHFVTRNTLVPGQSIEMNLEEGPFTQLHGIWVFKALNEKACKISLDLSFDYAGPLVRATLGPLFNQAANQLVDAFCQRAKQMHG; from the coding sequence ATGACGACACATATCCAACGATCCGCGCTCCTGCCGTACCCGGCGCAGTTTCTCTACGACCTGGTCAACGATGTCGCGCGGTACCCGGAGTTTCTGCCGTGGTGCTCGGAGGCTGAAGTGCTGGAAAGCTCCCCGGAACACATGCGCGCCAGTGTCGGCGTGGCCAAGGGCGGCCTCAGTCAGCATTTCGTCACGCGCAATACGCTGGTGCCGGGGCAGTCGATCGAGATGAATCTTGAAGAAGGCCCGTTCACTCAGTTGCACGGCATCTGGGTATTCAAGGCGCTGAACGAAAAGGCCTGCAAGATCAGTCTGGATCTGTCGTTCGATTATGCCGGGCCGTTGGTGCGCGCTACGTTGGGCCCGCTGTTCAATCAGGCGGCTAACCAGCTGGTGGATGCTTTCTGCCAGCGCGCCAAGCAGATGCATGGTTAA
- a CDS encoding lactate permease LctP family transporter, giving the protein MQTWQQLYSPLGSLGVSALAAVIPIVFFFLALAVFRLKGHVAGSITLALSIAVAIFAFQMPVDMAFGAAGYGFAYGLWPIAWIIVAAVFLYKLTVKSGQFEVIRSSVLSITDDQRLQVLLIGFCFGAFLEGAAGFGAPVAITAALLVGLGFNPLYAAGLCLIANTAPVAFGALGIPIIVAGQVTGIDAFKIGAMTGRQLPLLSLFVPFWLVFMMDGLRGVRETWPAALVAGLSFAITQYFTSNFIGPELPDITSALASLISLTLFLKVWQPRRAAGQHIVGAVSASVVSASVGGFGQKRTTVASPYSLGEIFKAWSPFLILTVLVTIWTLKPFKAMFAAGGSMYGWVFNFAIPHLDQLVIKTAPIVANPTAIPAVFKLDPISATGTAIFFSALISMLVLKINFKTGLTTLKETFYELRWPILSIGMVLAFAFVTNYSGMSSTMALVLAGTGAAFPFFSPFLGWLGVFLTGSDTSSNALFSSLQATTAHQIGVNDTLLVAANTSGGVTGKMISPQSIAVACAATGLVGKESDLFRFTLKHSLFFATIVGLITLAQAYWFTGMLVH; this is encoded by the coding sequence ATGCAAACCTGGCAACAGCTCTACAGCCCGCTCGGCAGTCTTGGCGTCTCCGCTCTCGCGGCCGTCATTCCCATCGTGTTCTTCTTTCTCGCTTTGGCGGTGTTCCGCCTCAAAGGCCATGTGGCCGGCAGCATCACCCTCGCGCTTTCGATTGCCGTGGCGATTTTCGCCTTCCAGATGCCAGTGGACATGGCCTTCGGCGCCGCTGGTTACGGTTTCGCTTATGGTCTGTGGCCGATTGCCTGGATTATTGTCGCAGCGGTGTTCCTCTACAAACTGACGGTGAAAAGCGGTCAGTTCGAGGTCATCCGCAGCTCGGTCCTGTCGATTACCGATGACCAGCGCTTGCAGGTGTTGCTGATCGGTTTCTGCTTCGGCGCCTTTCTGGAAGGTGCCGCCGGTTTCGGCGCGCCGGTCGCGATTACTGCCGCGCTTCTTGTAGGACTGGGCTTCAATCCGCTGTATGCCGCCGGCCTGTGCCTGATCGCCAACACCGCGCCGGTGGCGTTCGGCGCGCTGGGGATTCCGATCATCGTGGCGGGCCAGGTCACTGGCATCGACGCCTTCAAGATCGGCGCCATGACCGGTCGCCAGTTGCCACTGCTGTCGCTGTTCGTGCCATTCTGGCTGGTATTCATGATGGACGGCCTGCGCGGTGTGCGCGAAACCTGGCCGGCCGCGCTGGTGGCAGGTCTGAGTTTCGCCATCACCCAATACTTCACTTCCAACTTCATCGGCCCGGAACTGCCGGACATCACCTCGGCACTGGCCAGCCTGATTTCCCTGACCCTGTTCCTCAAGGTCTGGCAACCACGCCGCGCCGCCGGCCAGCACATCGTTGGCGCCGTGTCCGCCTCAGTGGTCAGCGCCAGCGTCGGCGGTTTCGGCCAGAAGCGCACCACCGTGGCTTCGCCCTACAGCCTCGGGGAAATTTTCAAGGCGTGGTCGCCGTTCCTGATCCTCACTGTGCTGGTGACGATCTGGACGCTGAAGCCTTTCAAAGCGATGTTTGCTGCCGGCGGCTCGATGTACGGCTGGGTGTTCAACTTCGCGATTCCGCACCTTGATCAACTAGTGATCAAGACTGCGCCGATCGTGGCCAATCCGACCGCCATTCCAGCGGTGTTCAAACTTGACCCGATTTCCGCCACCGGCACGGCGATTTTCTTTTCCGCGCTGATTTCGATGCTGGTACTGAAGATCAATTTCAAAACTGGTCTGACCACTTTGAAAGAGACCTTCTACGAACTGCGCTGGCCAATTCTGTCGATCGGCATGGTGCTGGCTTTCGCTTTCGTCACCAACTACTCCGGCATGTCTTCGACCATGGCACTGGTGCTGGCCGGTACGGGCGCCGCGTTCCCGTTCTTCTCGCCGTTCCTCGGCTGGCTGGGCGTGTTCCTCACCGGTTCGGATACGTCGTCGAACGCGCTGTTCAGTTCGTTGCAAGCGACCACCGCCCACCAGATCGGCGTCAACGACACCTTGCTGGTGGCGGCCAATACCAGCGGCGGCGTGACCGGCAAGATGATCTCGCCGCAATCGATCGCCGTGGCCTGCGCCGCGACCGGTCTGGTCGGCAAGGAATCGGATCTGTTCCGCTTCACCCTCAAGCACAGCCTATTCTTTGCAACGATCGTCGGTTTGATCACCTTGGCTCAGGCCTACTGGTTCACTGGCATGCTGGTGCACTAA
- a CDS encoding LutC/YkgG family protein gives MSAKQNILGKLRKSLTGTTPIADNFDVDLVTQPYTYSAEQRIPQLRKLMEAVHTEIHLTSGAEWPALLAQLLRDRQLPSLLIAPTTPHGQRIAQHWANNPELPELKSYDRPMEAWKAELFNDTPASLTGTLGAIAATGSLIIWPTREEPRLMSLVPPVHFALLKASEIRDNFYQVQEEFEWAQGMPTNALLVSGPSKTADIEQVLAYGAHGPKDLVVLILEDQ, from the coding sequence ATGAGCGCCAAGCAAAATATCCTCGGCAAGCTGCGGAAAAGTCTGACCGGCACCACGCCAATTGCCGACAACTTCGACGTCGATCTGGTCACCCAGCCCTACACCTACAGCGCCGAGCAACGCATCCCGCAACTGCGCAAACTGATGGAGGCGGTGCACACCGAAATCCACCTGACCTCGGGCGCCGAGTGGCCGGCATTACTGGCGCAACTGCTGCGCGACCGCCAATTGCCGAGCCTGCTGATAGCACCGACCACACCGCACGGGCAACGCATCGCACAGCACTGGGCGAACAATCCCGAGCTGCCAGAACTGAAGTCCTACGACCGGCCAATGGAAGCGTGGAAAGCCGAGCTGTTCAACGACACCCCGGCCAGCCTCACCGGCACCCTCGGTGCGATCGCCGCAACCGGCAGCCTGATTATCTGGCCAACCCGTGAGGAACCGCGCTTGATGAGCCTGGTGCCACCGGTGCATTTCGCCCTGCTCAAGGCCAGCGAAATCCGCGACAACTTCTATCAGGTGCAAGAGGAATTCGAATGGGCGCAAGGCATGCCGACCAACGCGCTGCTGGTCTCCGGCCCGTCGAAAACCGCCGATATTGAACAGGTGCTGGCGTATGGCGCGCATGGCCCGAAAGATCTGGTCGTGCTGATTCTGGAGGATCAATGA